The following coding sequences lie in one Arachis ipaensis cultivar K30076 chromosome B05, Araip1.1, whole genome shotgun sequence genomic window:
- the LOC107642983 gene encoding expansin-A7-like: MASVLQCRGCFLIAFTCIFATFMGESKVAMATFRPSSWALAHATFYGDETASATMGGACGYGNLFQSGYGTDTAALSSMLFNNGYACGTCYQIKCYQSSACYNNVAFTTVTATNLCPPNWSEPSDDGGWCNPPRAHFDLSKPVFMKIAQWKAGIVPILYRRVPCQRKGGLRFSFQGNGYWLLVYVMNVGGGGDIASMWVRGSRTGWIKMSHNWGASYQAFATLAGQSLSFRVTSYTTKETIIAWNVAPSNWNYGLTYSSAANFR; encoded by the exons ATGGCCTCCGTTCTTCAATGTCGTGGCTGCTTTCTAATTGCTTTTACATGCATCTTCGCAACATTCATGGGGGAGTCAAAAGTAGCAATGGCAACATTTCGACCAAGTAGCTGGGCTCTTGCACATGCTACCTTTTACGGTGATGAAACAGCTTCTGCCACCATGG GAGGAGCATGTGGGTACGGGAATTTGTTTCAAAGCGGTTACGGGACGGACACGGCAGCATTGAGCTCAATGTTGTTCAACAACGGGTATGCGTGCGGGACATGTTACCAGATAAAGTGCTACCAATCAAGTGCATGCTATAACAACGTGGCCTTCACAACAGTCACCGCCACCAATCTTTGCCCTCCAAATTGGTCCGAGCCCTCCGATGACGGTGGTTGGTGCAACCCTCCGCGAGCCCATTTTGACCTGTCCAAGCCGGTCTTCATGAAAATTGCCCAGTGGAAGGCCGGCATAGTCCCCATTCTATACCGCAG AGTGCCATGCCAAAGAAAGGGAGGGCTTCGATTTAGTTTCCAAGGGAATGGATACTGGCTATTGGTGTATGTGATGAACGTGGGAGGCGGAGGAGACATTGCGAGCATGTGGGTGAGAGGAAGCAGAACGGGATGGATTAAGATGAGCCACAACTGGGGGGCTTCGTACCAAGCGTTTGCGACTCTGGCTGGGCAGTCTCTGTCTTTCAGGGTTACTTCTTACACTACTAAAGAGACTATTATTGCATGGAATGTTGCTCCTTCTAATTGGAACTATGGACTCACTTACTCCTCCGCTGCCAATTTCAGATAA